From a single Lonchura striata isolate bLonStr1 chromosome 13, bLonStr1.mat, whole genome shotgun sequence genomic region:
- the RBL2 gene encoding retinoblastoma-like protein 2 isoform X1, which yields MAGEEAAGAEPGPAGAAAAAPSPPGEDGETRQRYEELCRNLNMDERARAEAWLSYQSMRRNYTLEGNDMHWLACALYVACRKAIPTVSRGTAEGNYVSLTRILRCSDQSLIEFFNKMKKWEDMANLPSQFRERTERLERNFTVSAVIFKKYEPIFQDIFRYPQEDQPRQQRGRKQRRQPCTVTEVFQFCWVLFIHAKGNFPMISDDLVNSYHLLLCALDLVYGNALQCPNRKELLNPNFKGLPEDFHSKDYKVSSDPPCIIEKLCSLHYGLVLEAKGIKEHFWKPYIRKLFDKKLLKGKDENLTGFLDPGNFGDSVKAINKAYEEYVLSVGNLDERIFLGEDADEEIGTLTRCLNTPSGQETAERVQVKHNLQQHFDRSKSLRTTTPLTGRKYIKESNPYVTPVSIATYSLSRLHTMLAGLKNAPSENLEQILRSCSRDPSQSIANRVKEMHDVYCQSTQSEGEFSNFSKDVASKHFRRAEMLYYKVLESVIEQERKRLGDTDLSAILEQDVFHRSLLACCLEIITFTYNPPGNFPFVTEIFDIPVYHFYKVIEVFIRAEDGLCREVVKHLNHIEEQILESMAWKRESVLWDRIRENENKVPTCEEVMPPQYFERSAGSSVVGSPLTPRRINEVRAESGGLGKGLSSPPATLYDRYSSPTANPTRRRLFADNDGAPEGGTAARVPPQPVVSTVPVQNVSPEAVSVTPVPGQTLVTVATATVTANNGQTVTIPVQGIANENGGITFFPVQVNVGTQPQTVSGPMQPLSAQTLAGTLNPQLAGAALQLPGQLTVQQISPGEQRQTQHVSATAVRPRKMGSLALFFRKVYHLASVRLRDLCAKLDVLDELRKKIWTCFEYSLVHCPEIMMDRHLDQLLMCAIYVMTKVTNEDRSFQNIMRCYRTQPQAKSHVYRSVLIKGRSRRHSGSSDSSSQQNSPTDRSKDKNKERSSRDSSPVMRSSSTLPVPQPSSAPPTPTRLSGPNSDTEEEERGDLIQFYNNVYIEQIKDFALKYTSNATESPPLSPYPFVRLGSPRRVQLSQHHPLYISPHRNESALSPQEKIFYYFSSSPSKRLKEINSMVRTGETPTKKRGILLEDGTEAPAKRICQENHTALLRRLQDVANDRGSH from the exons ATGGCGGGCGAGGAGGcggccggggccgagccgggtCCCGcgggggccgcggccgccgccccgtCCCCGCCGGGCGAGGACGGCGAGACCCGGCAGCGCTACGAGGAGCTCTGCAGGAACCTCAACATGGACGAGCGCGCCCGCGCCGAGGCCTGGCTGAGCTACCAGAGCATGAGGCGCAACTACACCCTGGAG GGAAATGACATGCATTGGCTGGCTTGTGCCTTGTATGTGGCTTGCAGGAAAGCAATTCCAACTGTGAGCAGGGGAACAGCGGAAGGAAATTATGTGTCCTTAACCAGAATCCTGCGCTGTTCAGACCAAAG CTTGATTGAGTTTTTTAACAAGATGAAGAAGTGGGAAGACATGGCAAATCTACCATCCCAGTTCAGAGAGCGAACTGAGAGATTAGAGAGGAACTTCACTGTTTCTGCAGTCATTTTTAAGAAGTATGAGCCCATTTTCCAGGACATTTTCAGGTATCCTCAAGAAGATCAACCTCGTCAACAGAGAGGAAGGAAACAGAG ACGACAACCCTGTACTGTGACTGAAGTTTTCCAGTTTTGCTGGGTCCTGTTCATTCATGCAAAAG GAAATTTTCCTATGATCAGTGATGATTTGGTCAATTCCTACCATCTCTTGTTATGTGCTTTGGATCTCGTGTATGGAAATGCTCTGCAGTGTCCCAACCGTAAAGAGCTCCTGAATCCTAATTTTAAGG GTCTACCTGAAGACTTCCATAGTAAGGATTATAAAGTATCATCTGATCCTCCCTGCATCATTGAAAAACTGTGTTCTTTACATTATGGATTAGTTTTAGAAGCAAAAGGTATAAAGGAACATTTTTGGAAGCCATATATTCGGAAGCTTTTTGACAAAAAG cttttaaaaggaaaagatgaaAATCTGACGGGATTTCTAGATCCTGGGAACTTTGGAGACAGCGT CAAAGCCATCAACAAGGCCTATGAGGAGTATGTGCTGTCAGTGGGAAACCTCGATGAGCGAATATTCCTTGGCGAGGATGCCGATGAAGAAATTGGAACTCTCACGAGGTGCCTAAACACACCTTCAGGACAGGAAACAGCTGAAAGGGTACAAGTGAAGCATAatttgcagcagcattttgacAGG tccaAATCACTCAGGACCACAACCCCCCTTACTGGCCGCAAGTATATTAAAGAGAGCAACCCATATGTGACACCTGTTTCCATAGCAACCTACAGCCTGAGCCGCCTGCACACGATGCTGGCAGGGCTGAAAAATGCCCCCAGTGAAAATCTGGAGCAAATACTCAG gtcaTGCTCCAGAGATCCTTCTCAATCCATTGCAAACAGAGTTAAAGAAATGCACGATGTGTACTGTCAGAGCACTCAGTCTGAAGGAGAATTCAGTAATTTTTCCAAAG ATGTTGCTAGTAAACATTTTCGTCGTGCTGAGATGCTCTACTACAAGGTCTTGGAGTCAGTTATTGAGCAAGAGAGGAAGAGACTGGGAGACACTGACTTATCT GCAATACTGGAGCAAGATGTGTTTCACAGGTCTCTGCTGGCATGTTGCCTGGAGATCATTACTTTTACATACAACCCACCTGGAAACTTCCCATTCGTCACTGAAATATTTGACATTCCAGTTTATCATTTTTACAAG GTAATTGAGGTTTTCATTAGAGCAGAGGATGGCCTTTGTCGGGAAGTCGTGAAACACCTGAACCACATTGAAGAGCAGATCCTGGAAAGTATGGCCTGGAAACGGGAATCCGTCCTGTGGGACAGGATCAGAGAGAATGAAAACAAAGTTCCTACTTGTGAAGAG GTAATGCCACCTCAGTACTTTGAGAGATCTGCTGGGAGCAGTGTTGTAGGTTCACCATTGACACCACGGCGAATAAACGAGGTTCGTGCTGAAAGCGGAGGACTGGGAAAag GcctctcctcccctccagcCACGCTGTATGACAGGTAcagctctcccacagccaaCCCCACGCGGCGGCGCCTGTTCGCTGACAATGACGGTGCCCCCGAGGGTGGCACGGCCGCCAGGGTGCCCCCGCAGCCCGTGGTGAGCACAGTGCCCGTGCAGAACGTGAGCCCCGAGGCCGTGTCAGTCACCCCGGTGCCTGGCCAGACCCTGGTGACGGTGGCAACGGCCACCGTGACAGCCAACAACGGGCAGACGGTGACAATACCCGTGCAAG GTATTGCCAATGAAAATGGAGGAATAACTTTCTTCCCAGTCCAAGTAAATGTAGGTACCCAGCCCCAGACTGTGTCTGGGCCCATGCAGCCTCTGAGTGCCCAGACTCTGGCTGGCACCCTGAACCCTCAgctggctggggcagcgctgcaGCTGCCAGGCCAGTTAACAGTGCAGCAGATCTCCCCTGGAGAGCAGAGACAGACCCAGCACGTCAGTGCCACAGCCGTCAGGCCTCGCAAGATGGGCTCACTTGCACTCTTCTTCAGAAAG GTGTATCACTTGGCCAGTGTTCGTCTGAGGGACCTCTGTGCCAAACTCGACGTGTTGGATGAGCTGCGCAAAAAGATCTGGACATGCTTTGAGTATTCCTTGGTGCACTGCCCTGAAATCATGATGGACAGACACCTGGATCAGCTGCTGATGTGTGCCATCTATGTCATGACTAAG GTTACTAATGAAGACAGATCATTCCAGAACATCATGCGCTGCTACCGGACACAGCCGCAAGCCAAGAGTCAT gtctATCGCAGTGTCCTCATCAAGGGCCGCAGCCGCCGCCACTCgggcagcagtgacagcagcagccagcagaacTCACCCACAGACAGGAGCAAAGACAAGAACAAAGAAAGAA GCAGCCGTGACTCCAGCCCGGTGATGCgctccagcagcaccctgcCCGTGCCCCAGCCCTCCAGCGCGCCCCCCACGCCCACCCGCCTCTCGGGCCCCAACAGCGAcaccgaggaggaggagcgcgGCGACCTCATCCAGTTCTACAACAACGTCTACATCGAGCAGATCAAGGACTTTGCCCTCAAGTACACTTCAAATGCA ACGGAGTCCCCCCCGCTCTCGCCGTACCCCTTCGTGCGCCTCGGCTCCCCCCGCAGAGtgcagctctcccagcaccaCCCCCTGTACATCTCGCCACACAGGAACGAGTCTGCCCTCTCTCCCCAAGAGAAAATATTCTACTACTTCAGCAGCAGCCCCTCAAAG AGGCTAAAGGAAATCAACAGCATGGTCCGAACTGGAGAAACACCCACAAAGAAGAGAGGCATCCTCTTGGAAGATGGAACTGAAGCCCCAGCCAAGCGAATCTGCCAGGAGAATCACACGGCTCTGTTAAGACGGCTCCAGGACGTAGCGAATGACCGAGGGTCCCACTGA
- the RBL2 gene encoding retinoblastoma-like protein 2 isoform X2 — MDERARAEAWLSYQSMRRNYTLEGNDMHWLACALYVACRKAIPTVSRGTAEGNYVSLTRILRCSDQSLIEFFNKMKKWEDMANLPSQFRERTERLERNFTVSAVIFKKYEPIFQDIFRYPQEDQPRQQRGRKQRRQPCTVTEVFQFCWVLFIHAKGNFPMISDDLVNSYHLLLCALDLVYGNALQCPNRKELLNPNFKGLPEDFHSKDYKVSSDPPCIIEKLCSLHYGLVLEAKGIKEHFWKPYIRKLFDKKLLKGKDENLTGFLDPGNFGDSVKAINKAYEEYVLSVGNLDERIFLGEDADEEIGTLTRCLNTPSGQETAERVQVKHNLQQHFDRSKSLRTTTPLTGRKYIKESNPYVTPVSIATYSLSRLHTMLAGLKNAPSENLEQILRSCSRDPSQSIANRVKEMHDVYCQSTQSEGEFSNFSKDVASKHFRRAEMLYYKVLESVIEQERKRLGDTDLSAILEQDVFHRSLLACCLEIITFTYNPPGNFPFVTEIFDIPVYHFYKVIEVFIRAEDGLCREVVKHLNHIEEQILESMAWKRESVLWDRIRENENKVPTCEEVMPPQYFERSAGSSVVGSPLTPRRINEVRAESGGLGKGLSSPPATLYDRYSSPTANPTRRRLFADNDGAPEGGTAARVPPQPVVSTVPVQNVSPEAVSVTPVPGQTLVTVATATVTANNGQTVTIPVQGIANENGGITFFPVQVNVGTQPQTVSGPMQPLSAQTLAGTLNPQLAGAALQLPGQLTVQQISPGEQRQTQHVSATAVRPRKMGSLALFFRKVYHLASVRLRDLCAKLDVLDELRKKIWTCFEYSLVHCPEIMMDRHLDQLLMCAIYVMTKVTNEDRSFQNIMRCYRTQPQAKSHVYRSVLIKGRSRRHSGSSDSSSQQNSPTDRSKDKNKERSSRDSSPVMRSSSTLPVPQPSSAPPTPTRLSGPNSDTEEEERGDLIQFYNNVYIEQIKDFALKYTSNAQTESPPLSPYPFVRLGSPRRVQLSQHHPLYISPHRNESALSPQEKIFYYFSSSPSKRLKEINSMVRTGETPTKKRGILLEDGTEAPAKRICQENHTALLRRLQDVANDRGSH; from the exons ATGGACGAGCGCGCCCGCGCCGAGGCCTGGCTGAGCTACCAGAGCATGAGGCGCAACTACACCCTGGAG GGAAATGACATGCATTGGCTGGCTTGTGCCTTGTATGTGGCTTGCAGGAAAGCAATTCCAACTGTGAGCAGGGGAACAGCGGAAGGAAATTATGTGTCCTTAACCAGAATCCTGCGCTGTTCAGACCAAAG CTTGATTGAGTTTTTTAACAAGATGAAGAAGTGGGAAGACATGGCAAATCTACCATCCCAGTTCAGAGAGCGAACTGAGAGATTAGAGAGGAACTTCACTGTTTCTGCAGTCATTTTTAAGAAGTATGAGCCCATTTTCCAGGACATTTTCAGGTATCCTCAAGAAGATCAACCTCGTCAACAGAGAGGAAGGAAACAGAG ACGACAACCCTGTACTGTGACTGAAGTTTTCCAGTTTTGCTGGGTCCTGTTCATTCATGCAAAAG GAAATTTTCCTATGATCAGTGATGATTTGGTCAATTCCTACCATCTCTTGTTATGTGCTTTGGATCTCGTGTATGGAAATGCTCTGCAGTGTCCCAACCGTAAAGAGCTCCTGAATCCTAATTTTAAGG GTCTACCTGAAGACTTCCATAGTAAGGATTATAAAGTATCATCTGATCCTCCCTGCATCATTGAAAAACTGTGTTCTTTACATTATGGATTAGTTTTAGAAGCAAAAGGTATAAAGGAACATTTTTGGAAGCCATATATTCGGAAGCTTTTTGACAAAAAG cttttaaaaggaaaagatgaaAATCTGACGGGATTTCTAGATCCTGGGAACTTTGGAGACAGCGT CAAAGCCATCAACAAGGCCTATGAGGAGTATGTGCTGTCAGTGGGAAACCTCGATGAGCGAATATTCCTTGGCGAGGATGCCGATGAAGAAATTGGAACTCTCACGAGGTGCCTAAACACACCTTCAGGACAGGAAACAGCTGAAAGGGTACAAGTGAAGCATAatttgcagcagcattttgacAGG tccaAATCACTCAGGACCACAACCCCCCTTACTGGCCGCAAGTATATTAAAGAGAGCAACCCATATGTGACACCTGTTTCCATAGCAACCTACAGCCTGAGCCGCCTGCACACGATGCTGGCAGGGCTGAAAAATGCCCCCAGTGAAAATCTGGAGCAAATACTCAG gtcaTGCTCCAGAGATCCTTCTCAATCCATTGCAAACAGAGTTAAAGAAATGCACGATGTGTACTGTCAGAGCACTCAGTCTGAAGGAGAATTCAGTAATTTTTCCAAAG ATGTTGCTAGTAAACATTTTCGTCGTGCTGAGATGCTCTACTACAAGGTCTTGGAGTCAGTTATTGAGCAAGAGAGGAAGAGACTGGGAGACACTGACTTATCT GCAATACTGGAGCAAGATGTGTTTCACAGGTCTCTGCTGGCATGTTGCCTGGAGATCATTACTTTTACATACAACCCACCTGGAAACTTCCCATTCGTCACTGAAATATTTGACATTCCAGTTTATCATTTTTACAAG GTAATTGAGGTTTTCATTAGAGCAGAGGATGGCCTTTGTCGGGAAGTCGTGAAACACCTGAACCACATTGAAGAGCAGATCCTGGAAAGTATGGCCTGGAAACGGGAATCCGTCCTGTGGGACAGGATCAGAGAGAATGAAAACAAAGTTCCTACTTGTGAAGAG GTAATGCCACCTCAGTACTTTGAGAGATCTGCTGGGAGCAGTGTTGTAGGTTCACCATTGACACCACGGCGAATAAACGAGGTTCGTGCTGAAAGCGGAGGACTGGGAAAag GcctctcctcccctccagcCACGCTGTATGACAGGTAcagctctcccacagccaaCCCCACGCGGCGGCGCCTGTTCGCTGACAATGACGGTGCCCCCGAGGGTGGCACGGCCGCCAGGGTGCCCCCGCAGCCCGTGGTGAGCACAGTGCCCGTGCAGAACGTGAGCCCCGAGGCCGTGTCAGTCACCCCGGTGCCTGGCCAGACCCTGGTGACGGTGGCAACGGCCACCGTGACAGCCAACAACGGGCAGACGGTGACAATACCCGTGCAAG GTATTGCCAATGAAAATGGAGGAATAACTTTCTTCCCAGTCCAAGTAAATGTAGGTACCCAGCCCCAGACTGTGTCTGGGCCCATGCAGCCTCTGAGTGCCCAGACTCTGGCTGGCACCCTGAACCCTCAgctggctggggcagcgctgcaGCTGCCAGGCCAGTTAACAGTGCAGCAGATCTCCCCTGGAGAGCAGAGACAGACCCAGCACGTCAGTGCCACAGCCGTCAGGCCTCGCAAGATGGGCTCACTTGCACTCTTCTTCAGAAAG GTGTATCACTTGGCCAGTGTTCGTCTGAGGGACCTCTGTGCCAAACTCGACGTGTTGGATGAGCTGCGCAAAAAGATCTGGACATGCTTTGAGTATTCCTTGGTGCACTGCCCTGAAATCATGATGGACAGACACCTGGATCAGCTGCTGATGTGTGCCATCTATGTCATGACTAAG GTTACTAATGAAGACAGATCATTCCAGAACATCATGCGCTGCTACCGGACACAGCCGCAAGCCAAGAGTCAT gtctATCGCAGTGTCCTCATCAAGGGCCGCAGCCGCCGCCACTCgggcagcagtgacagcagcagccagcagaacTCACCCACAGACAGGAGCAAAGACAAGAACAAAGAAAGAA GCAGCCGTGACTCCAGCCCGGTGATGCgctccagcagcaccctgcCCGTGCCCCAGCCCTCCAGCGCGCCCCCCACGCCCACCCGCCTCTCGGGCCCCAACAGCGAcaccgaggaggaggagcgcgGCGACCTCATCCAGTTCTACAACAACGTCTACATCGAGCAGATCAAGGACTTTGCCCTCAAGTACACTTCAAATGCA CAGACGGAGTCCCCCCCGCTCTCGCCGTACCCCTTCGTGCGCCTCGGCTCCCCCCGCAGAGtgcagctctcccagcaccaCCCCCTGTACATCTCGCCACACAGGAACGAGTCTGCCCTCTCTCCCCAAGAGAAAATATTCTACTACTTCAGCAGCAGCCCCTCAAAG AGGCTAAAGGAAATCAACAGCATGGTCCGAACTGGAGAAACACCCACAAAGAAGAGAGGCATCCTCTTGGAAGATGGAACTGAAGCCCCAGCCAAGCGAATCTGCCAGGAGAATCACACGGCTCTGTTAAGACGGCTCCAGGACGTAGCGAATGACCGAGGGTCCCACTGA